The DNA window AATAAGGACAGGAACCGTAGTCCAAATGATTTCCAAAACAGGGTTGTGGGAACGCGTAGAAGGAGATTTATTTTTCGATGCCCTAAAGCGCCAAAGAATATATCCAATCAAACAAAATACAAACAGGGCAATAAGCCCAATGACAATTAATAAGATGTTGTGCAGCGATTCAATTCGCTCCATAGTTGGCGTAGCAGGGGCTTGAAAACCAATCTGCCACTGCTCTGGCGCACTTGCGTAAACGGATACAGAAAAAATTGAGACAATAAAGAAGCCTAAAAATGCACGAAAGTGTTTCACGTGAAACATTGTATGAAGGGCCTTTCCTTTTCTTATGAGAATCCTTCCTGACTTTATACTACAGTTGTCGGGTAAGGTGAAGGGTGCAGTCGCATCTGTTGAGGGAGGGCAGCGGCAGCAAAGATACAAATGCGACGGAGCCCCAAAATTTAAGGCTTTCCAGTAGCTTGTCTTGAAAACTCAGCCAAATCGACACCCCACATTTTTTCTAAATTGTAAAAGGTTCGCACTTCAGGGCGGAACAGGTGCACGATCACATCACCAGCATCGATAAGGATCCAATCACAATCTGGTGCCCCTTCAATAAAGACCGGGCGAATGCCTAATTTGTGCAATTCTTGCTTGAGTAATTCCCCCATCATTTTGATGTGGCGTTGCGAGGTACCACTGGCGATAATCATGTAATCTGACAGTGTGGATTTACCGTGCAAATCGATACATACAATGTCTTGCGCTTTGCGATTATCGAGAAATTTTTCGATTGCCTCACAGATGGTTTTCGCAGAAGTTGAGTCTTTGGTTGGCATTGGGGGTATTTTTTTCGATGGGTTAAAGATGCAATTAACTATGAATGTAGTAGTGCACTTGCGAAAATGCAAGGGGGGCTTGTGATGCAATAACTATATTTCAGCTGCTTATTCATCTGTTCTTAATTCATCCGAGTTTGAACCTGCTATTTCTCTA is part of the Pseudomonadota bacterium genome and encodes:
- the rsfS gene encoding ribosome silencing factor, whose product is MPTKDSTSAKTICEAIEKFLDNRKAQDIVCIDLHGKSTLSDYMIIASGTSQRHIKMMGELLKQELHKLGIRPVFIEGAPDCDWILIDAGDVIVHLFRPEVRTFYNLEKMWGVDLAEFSRQATGKP